Proteins from a genomic interval of Nerophis lumbriciformis linkage group LG01, RoL_Nlum_v2.1, whole genome shotgun sequence:
- the hnf4a gene encoding hepatocyte nuclear factor 4-alpha isoform X3: MYVHDGTPRFSSTDSSPAESTNMSSTGHLTAGSLCAICGDRATGKHYGASSCDGCKGFFRRSVRKNHMYSCRFNRQCIVDKDKRNQCRYCRLKKCFRAGMKKEAVQNERDRISTRRSSYEDSSLPSINALIQADVLSRQITSPAPILNGDIRTKKIATITDVCESMKQQLLVLVEWAKYIPAFCDLPLDDQVALLRAHAGEHLLLGAAKRSMLYKDILLLGNDHIIPRNCPELEVGRVAVRILDELVLPFQELQIDDSEYACLKAIVFFDPDAKGLSDPGKIKRMRYQVQVSLEDYINDRQYDSRGRFGELLLLLPTLQSITWQMIEQIQFVKLFGMAKIDNLLQEMLLGGSANEAPHAPHSLHPHLVQEHLSSNVIVTGNMPTPIHNGQISTPETPIPSPPTASSSEHYKIAQGVIATVPKQQTSIPQPTITKQEAI; encoded by the exons ACTCGTCACCAGCTGAGAGCACCAACATGAGCTCCACCGGCCACTTAACGGCAGGCAGCCTGTGTGCCATATGTGGAGACAGAGCCACCGGCAAGCACTACGGCGCATCCAGCTGTGACGGCTGCAAAGGCTTCTTCAGGCGCAGCGTCCGCAAAAACCACATGTACTCGTGCAG GTTCAATAGACAATGTATTGTGGATAAAGACAAGAGAAATCAATGCAGATACTGCAGACTCAAGAAGTGCTTCAGGGCTGGCATGAAGAAAGAAG CCGTGCAGAATGAAAGAGACAGAATCAGCACCAGGAGATCCAGCTATGAAGACAGCAGTTTACCGTCCATCAATGCACTCATTCAGGCAGATGTCTTGTCAAGACAG ATCACCTCCCCTGCTCCTATCCTGAACGGCGACATTCGGACCAAAAAGATCGCCACCATCACAGATGTGTGCGAGTCCATGAAACAGCAGCTTCTGGTGCTAGTGGAGTGGGCCAAATACATTCCGGCCTTCTGTGACCTGCCCCTAGATGACCAG GTGGCATTGCTTCGAGCTCATGCTGGAGAACATCTGTTGCTTGGTGCTGCAAAGCGGTCGATGCTATATAAAGATATTCTCCTATTGG GAAATGACCACATCATTCCCAGGAACTGTCCAGAACTAGAGGTGGGCCGGGTAGCTGTGAGAATCCTGGACGAGCTGGTGCTTCCCTTTCAGGAACTTCAAATAGATGACAGTGAATATGCCTGCTTGAAGGCCATAGTTTTCTTTGACCCAG ATGCAAAGGGTCTGAGTGACCCGGGGAAGATCAAACGGATGCGGTACCAGGTTCAGGTCAGCCTGGAGGACTACATCAACGACCGGCAATACGACTCCCGCGGACGTTTCGGGGAGTTGCTTTTATTGCTGCCGACCTTACAGAGCATCACCTGGCAAATGATTGAACAAATTCAATTTGTCAAACTTTTTGGCATGGCCAAGATTGACAATCTTCTCCAGGAAATGCTTCTCGGAG GTTCTGCCAATGAAGCTCCACATGCACCTCATTCTCTTCACCCTCATCTTGTTCAGGAGCATCTCAGTAGCAACGTCATTGTCACAGGCAACATGCCAACGCCCATCCATAATGGACAAATTT CCACTCCGGAAACTCCAATACCATCCCCACCTACAGCCTCTAGCTCAGAACATTATAAAATAGCCCAAGGGGTCATAGCCACCGTGCCTAAACAGCAAACCTCCATCCCTCAACCGACCATTACCAAGCAAGAAGCCATCTAA
- the hnf4a gene encoding hepatocyte nuclear factor 4-alpha isoform X1 encodes MDMADYSEALDPAYTTLEFENMHVLAMGADSSPAESTNMSSTGHLTAGSLCAICGDRATGKHYGASSCDGCKGFFRRSVRKNHMYSCRFNRQCIVDKDKRNQCRYCRLKKCFRAGMKKEAVQNERDRISTRRSSYEDSSLPSINALIQADVLSRQITSPAPILNGDIRTKKIATITDVCESMKQQLLVLVEWAKYIPAFCDLPLDDQVALLRAHAGEHLLLGAAKRSMLYKDILLLGNDHIIPRNCPELEVGRVAVRILDELVLPFQELQIDDSEYACLKAIVFFDPDAKGLSDPGKIKRMRYQVQVSLEDYINDRQYDSRGRFGELLLLLPTLQSITWQMIEQIQFVKLFGMAKIDNLLQEMLLGGSANEAPHAPHSLHPHLVQEHLSSNVIVTGNMPTPIHNGQISTPETPIPSPPTASSSEHYKIAQGVIATVPKQQTSIPQPTITKQEAI; translated from the exons ATGGACATGGCAGACTACAGTGAGGCTCTGGACCCAGCATACACCACGCTGGAGTTTGAAAACATGCATGTGCTTGCTATGGGTGCAG ACTCGTCACCAGCTGAGAGCACCAACATGAGCTCCACCGGCCACTTAACGGCAGGCAGCCTGTGTGCCATATGTGGAGACAGAGCCACCGGCAAGCACTACGGCGCATCCAGCTGTGACGGCTGCAAAGGCTTCTTCAGGCGCAGCGTCCGCAAAAACCACATGTACTCGTGCAG GTTCAATAGACAATGTATTGTGGATAAAGACAAGAGAAATCAATGCAGATACTGCAGACTCAAGAAGTGCTTCAGGGCTGGCATGAAGAAAGAAG CCGTGCAGAATGAAAGAGACAGAATCAGCACCAGGAGATCCAGCTATGAAGACAGCAGTTTACCGTCCATCAATGCACTCATTCAGGCAGATGTCTTGTCAAGACAG ATCACCTCCCCTGCTCCTATCCTGAACGGCGACATTCGGACCAAAAAGATCGCCACCATCACAGATGTGTGCGAGTCCATGAAACAGCAGCTTCTGGTGCTAGTGGAGTGGGCCAAATACATTCCGGCCTTCTGTGACCTGCCCCTAGATGACCAG GTGGCATTGCTTCGAGCTCATGCTGGAGAACATCTGTTGCTTGGTGCTGCAAAGCGGTCGATGCTATATAAAGATATTCTCCTATTGG GAAATGACCACATCATTCCCAGGAACTGTCCAGAACTAGAGGTGGGCCGGGTAGCTGTGAGAATCCTGGACGAGCTGGTGCTTCCCTTTCAGGAACTTCAAATAGATGACAGTGAATATGCCTGCTTGAAGGCCATAGTTTTCTTTGACCCAG ATGCAAAGGGTCTGAGTGACCCGGGGAAGATCAAACGGATGCGGTACCAGGTTCAGGTCAGCCTGGAGGACTACATCAACGACCGGCAATACGACTCCCGCGGACGTTTCGGGGAGTTGCTTTTATTGCTGCCGACCTTACAGAGCATCACCTGGCAAATGATTGAACAAATTCAATTTGTCAAACTTTTTGGCATGGCCAAGATTGACAATCTTCTCCAGGAAATGCTTCTCGGAG GTTCTGCCAATGAAGCTCCACATGCACCTCATTCTCTTCACCCTCATCTTGTTCAGGAGCATCTCAGTAGCAACGTCATTGTCACAGGCAACATGCCAACGCCCATCCATAATGGACAAATTT CCACTCCGGAAACTCCAATACCATCCCCACCTACAGCCTCTAGCTCAGAACATTATAAAATAGCCCAAGGGGTCATAGCCACCGTGCCTAAACAGCAAACCTCCATCCCTCAACCGACCATTACCAAGCAAGAAGCCATCTAA
- the hnf4a gene encoding hepatocyte nuclear factor 4-alpha isoform X2: protein MVNVNTLASSSMELPFDSSPAESTNMSSTGHLTAGSLCAICGDRATGKHYGASSCDGCKGFFRRSVRKNHMYSCRFNRQCIVDKDKRNQCRYCRLKKCFRAGMKKEAVQNERDRISTRRSSYEDSSLPSINALIQADVLSRQITSPAPILNGDIRTKKIATITDVCESMKQQLLVLVEWAKYIPAFCDLPLDDQVALLRAHAGEHLLLGAAKRSMLYKDILLLGNDHIIPRNCPELEVGRVAVRILDELVLPFQELQIDDSEYACLKAIVFFDPDAKGLSDPGKIKRMRYQVQVSLEDYINDRQYDSRGRFGELLLLLPTLQSITWQMIEQIQFVKLFGMAKIDNLLQEMLLGGSANEAPHAPHSLHPHLVQEHLSSNVIVTGNMPTPIHNGQISTPETPIPSPPTASSSEHYKIAQGVIATVPKQQTSIPQPTITKQEAI from the exons ACTCGTCACCAGCTGAGAGCACCAACATGAGCTCCACCGGCCACTTAACGGCAGGCAGCCTGTGTGCCATATGTGGAGACAGAGCCACCGGCAAGCACTACGGCGCATCCAGCTGTGACGGCTGCAAAGGCTTCTTCAGGCGCAGCGTCCGCAAAAACCACATGTACTCGTGCAG GTTCAATAGACAATGTATTGTGGATAAAGACAAGAGAAATCAATGCAGATACTGCAGACTCAAGAAGTGCTTCAGGGCTGGCATGAAGAAAGAAG CCGTGCAGAATGAAAGAGACAGAATCAGCACCAGGAGATCCAGCTATGAAGACAGCAGTTTACCGTCCATCAATGCACTCATTCAGGCAGATGTCTTGTCAAGACAG ATCACCTCCCCTGCTCCTATCCTGAACGGCGACATTCGGACCAAAAAGATCGCCACCATCACAGATGTGTGCGAGTCCATGAAACAGCAGCTTCTGGTGCTAGTGGAGTGGGCCAAATACATTCCGGCCTTCTGTGACCTGCCCCTAGATGACCAG GTGGCATTGCTTCGAGCTCATGCTGGAGAACATCTGTTGCTTGGTGCTGCAAAGCGGTCGATGCTATATAAAGATATTCTCCTATTGG GAAATGACCACATCATTCCCAGGAACTGTCCAGAACTAGAGGTGGGCCGGGTAGCTGTGAGAATCCTGGACGAGCTGGTGCTTCCCTTTCAGGAACTTCAAATAGATGACAGTGAATATGCCTGCTTGAAGGCCATAGTTTTCTTTGACCCAG ATGCAAAGGGTCTGAGTGACCCGGGGAAGATCAAACGGATGCGGTACCAGGTTCAGGTCAGCCTGGAGGACTACATCAACGACCGGCAATACGACTCCCGCGGACGTTTCGGGGAGTTGCTTTTATTGCTGCCGACCTTACAGAGCATCACCTGGCAAATGATTGAACAAATTCAATTTGTCAAACTTTTTGGCATGGCCAAGATTGACAATCTTCTCCAGGAAATGCTTCTCGGAG GTTCTGCCAATGAAGCTCCACATGCACCTCATTCTCTTCACCCTCATCTTGTTCAGGAGCATCTCAGTAGCAACGTCATTGTCACAGGCAACATGCCAACGCCCATCCATAATGGACAAATTT CCACTCCGGAAACTCCAATACCATCCCCACCTACAGCCTCTAGCTCAGAACATTATAAAATAGCCCAAGGGGTCATAGCCACCGTGCCTAAACAGCAAACCTCCATCCCTCAACCGACCATTACCAAGCAAGAAGCCATCTAA